The Aspergillus chevalieri M1 DNA, chromosome 5, nearly complete sequence genome includes a region encoding these proteins:
- a CDS encoding DODA-type extradiol aromatic ring-opening family dioxygenase (COG:S;~EggNog:ENOG410PMBR;~InterPro:IPR014436,IPR004183;~PFAM:PF02900;~TransMembrane:1 (o30-50i);~go_function: GO:0008198 - ferrous iron binding [Evidence IEA];~go_function: GO:0008270 - zinc ion binding [Evidence IEA];~go_function: GO:0016491 - oxidoreductase activity [Evidence IEA];~go_function: GO:0016701 - oxidoreductase activity, acting on single donors with incorporation of molecular oxygen [Evidence IEA];~go_process: GO:0006725 - cellular aromatic compound metabolic process [Evidence IEA];~go_process: GO:0055114 - oxidation-reduction process [Evidence IEA]) has translation MSPQTTPSTASNQHHPNTHTSSRSSTSATIFLASVVALLAAAAIAVFFGNEDTAGLFRLRRFFGGGVASSRSSSILRQTSPAVQGFSSSALAADEIKMRTPVYFLSHGGPNVMYQVDHPAYKRLGQIGREITTKVKPRAVVVFSAHWQASQDTIQVNTAEITDLIYDFYGFPGHYYKEKYPNVGSAEVAKKVLDALGAAGIKAKGVKRGLDHGVWASFKCAFEPDENPLNVPIVQVSLFKTEDPVQHYRLGQAVSHLRDDNILIIASGMAVHNLRDMMFSFGDPRPLPYTASFDEALKDAVTSVPEDREKAMAELLKRPDARQAHPYFDHLLPIHIGAGAAGEDRAKRLWTLGEGSMSWAQYRFGEVANSSGSL, from the exons ATGTCTCCCCAAACCACTCCCAGCACAGCGTCCAACCAGCACCATCCAAACACGCACACTTCGTCTAGATCGAGTACGAGTGCTACGATCTTTCTCGCTTCGGTTGTCGCTTTACTCGCGGCGGCTGCTATAGCTGTTTTCTTTGGAAACGAAGACACAGCTGGTTTGTTCAGATTACGCCGGTTTTTCGGGGGAGGGGTTGCCTCTTCACGATCTTCTTCTATACTACGACAGACTTCCCCTGCGGTTCAAGGGTTCTCGAGCTCAGCGCTTGCTGCAGACGAGATCAAGATGCGCACGCCGGTTTATTTCCTCAGTCATGGTGGT CCAAACGTCATGTACCAAGTGGACCACCCGGCCTACAAAAGGCTCGGCCAAATAGGCCGCGAGATTACGACCAAGGTCAAGCCGCGTGCTGTGGTGGTCTTCTCGGCGCATTGGCAGGCGTCCCAGGACACGATCCAGGTGAATACGGCAGAGATTACGGATTTGATTTATGA TTTCTATGGATTTCCAGGCCATTATTATAAAGAGAAGTATCCGAATGTGGGTAGTGCGGAGGTTGCGAAGAAGGTACTTGACGCGCTCGGTGCGGCGGGGATTAAGGCCAAGGGGGTGAAGAGGGGTCTGGATCATGGTGTTTGGGCGAGTTTTAAGTGCG CATTCGAGCCTGACGAGAATCCTTTGAATGTCCCCATTGTCCAGGTTTCGCTCTTCAAAACAGAAGACCCAGTTCAGCACTACCGTCTCGGTCAAGCAGTCTCCCACCTTCGGGACGATAATATCCTCATTATTGCCTCTGGCATGGCAGTTCACAATCTGCGCGATATGATGTTCAGCTTTGGAGATCCCAGGCCGCTCCCGTATACTGCTAGCTTCGATGAAGCTCTGAAAGACGCGGTGACAAGCGTCCCTGAAGACCGAGAGAAGGCCATGGCGGAGTTGCTGAAGCGGCCTGATGCCAGACAGGCCCATCCGTACTTTGACCACCTGCTTCCGATCCACATCGGAGCTGGAGCTGCGGGTGAGGATCGCGCAAAGAGACTCTGGACGCTGGGAGAAGGGAGCATGAGCTGGGCGCAATATAGATTCGGGGAGGTTGCCAATAGCAGTGGCAGTTTGTAG
- a CDS encoding L51/S25/CI-B8 domain-containing protein (COG:C;~EggNog:ENOG410PRQR;~InterPro:IPR016464,IPR036249,IPR007741;~PFAM:PF05047) — MSTKYAFSTGLKELRFLFCQSSEQSAATRSFLNRAYPTMKKHNPHTPILIREAAGTLPRVYARYGFGREKQEVLLGLSDQQIEEKLTGLVKESS; from the exons ATGTCCACCAAGTACGCATTCTCCACGGGTCTCAAGGAACTCCGTTTCCTGTTCTGCCAGAGCTCAGAGCAGAGCGCCGCAACAAG GTCGTTCTTGAACCGTGCATACCCTACCATGAAGAAGCACAACCCTCACACCCCTATCCTGATCCGTGAGGCCGCGGGTACCCTGCCTCGAGTCTACGCCAGATACG GTTTCGGACGGGAGAAGCAGGAGGTGTTGCTGG GTCTTTCGGATCAGCAGATCGAGGAGAAACTCACCGGTTTGGTCAAGGAGTCTTCATAG
- a CDS encoding mitochondrial pyruvate carrier family protein (BUSCO:EOG09265BTC;~COG:S;~EggNog:ENOG410PQ3P;~InterPro:IPR005336;~PFAM:PF03650;~TransMembrane:1 (i115-137o);~go_component: GO:0005743 - mitochondrial inner membrane [Evidence IEA];~go_process: GO:0006850 - mitochondrial pyruvate transmembrane transport [Evidence IEA]), which produces MSTSRIGFRFFQNTRAAFRNAYAPFRRPGARFQSSEAGAASAESQQSGFQRLWNSPVGVKTVHFWAPVMKWGLVIAGISDFQRPAEKLSLTQNGALMATGAIWTRWCMIITPRNMLLAAVNFFLGCVGVVQVSRIFLYRRSLEGSSTEAAKSMEHEVADSAKAVAHEAEGAVKKS; this is translated from the exons ATGTCGACATCCCGCATTGGTTTCCGTTTCTTCCAGAACACACGCGCTGCCTTCCGCAACGCTTACGCTCCTTTCCGTCGGCCTGGTGCCCGTTTCCAGAGCTCGGAGGCCGGAGCGGCGTCGGCCGAGAGCCAGCAGAGTGGCTTCCAGCGTCTATGGAACAGCCCGGTTGGCGTTAAGACGGTGCATTTCTG GGCCCCCGTTATGAAG TGGGGTCTCGTCATCGCCGGTATCTCCGATTTCCAGCGTCCTGCCGAAAAGCTCTCCCTCACACAAAACGGTGCTCTCATGGCTACCGGCGCCATCTGGACCCGTTGGTGCATGATCATTACTCCCCGGAACATGCT CCTTGCCGCCGTCAACTTCTTCCTGGGATGCGTCGGTGTCGTCCAGGTCAGCCGTATCTTCCTGTACCGCCGTAGCCTGGAGGGATCGAGCACGGAAGCCGCCAAGTCGATGGAGCATGAGGTTGCGGATTCGGCTAAGGCGGTTGCGCATGAGGCGGAGGGTGCTGTTAAGAAGTCTTAG
- a CDS encoding putative short chain dehydrogenase/reductase (COG:Q;~EggNog:ENOG410PV3A;~InterPro:IPR036291,IPR002347,IPR020904;~PFAM:PF00106,PF13561;~go_function: GO:0016491 - oxidoreductase activity [Evidence IEA];~go_process: GO:0055114 - oxidation-reduction process [Evidence IEA]), which yields MPRPKSIIITGGASGIGLGITHHFLSSPAYTNTNTHVTILDINPSAGAKARQSLRSQYPTASVSFEHCDVSSWESQAAAFERVFEQQGGVDVVFANAGVTESVDLVKSALWSASGGGLVKPGLKTVDVNLSGVLYTVHLGIHYISKNTPTIAGDGKPPSKGSIICTASNAGLYAFPMAPIYSATKHGVIGLVRSLAPALEREQIQINALAPAVIETNLAPSSDLFKAMILTPMSTATKAAEQFVDDSSLTGNVAELHGEHVTFAEPPEYVDEDTKTNIETFAKLGYA from the exons ATGCCTCGCCCAAAATCCATCATCATAACCGGCGGCGCATCAGGCATCGGCCTAGGCATAACCCACcacttcctctcctcccccgCATACACAAACACAAACACTCACGTTACAATCCTAGACATCAACCCGTCAGCTGGTGCCAAAGCGCGCCAGTCTCTGCGCTCGCAGTATCCTACTGCAAGTGTCAGTTTCGAGCACTGCGATGTATCCTCGTGGGAGTCGCAGGCTGCGGCTTTTGAGAGGGTGTTTGAGCAGCAGGGGGGTGTGGATGTGGTCTTTGCAAATGCAGGGGTTACCGAGTCGGTGGATTTAGTCAAGTCTGCGCTGTGGAGTGCGAGTGGTGGTGGGCTGGTGAAGCCGGGGTTGAAGACGGTGGATGTTAATCTTTCGGGGGTGCTTTATA CTGTTCATTTGGGGATACACTACATCTCTAAGAATACCCCCACGATTGCTGGTGATGGAAAACCGCCAAGCAAGGGTAGTATCATTTGTACCGCGTCCAACGCCGGTCTCTATGCCTTCCCGATGGCACCGATCTACTCAGCCACCAAACACGGTGTTATTGGCTTAGTCCGCTCCTTAGCGCCGGCATTAGAAAGGGAGCAGATTCAAATTAATGCACTCGCGCCGGCTGTTATTG AAACCAACCTCGCGCCCAGCTCGGATTTGTTTAAGGCGATGATTCTCACGCCCATGTCGACGGCTACTAAGGCCGCGGAGCAGTTTGTTGATGATTCTTCGTTGACGGGGAACGTTGCTGAGTTGCATGGGGAGCATGTTACTTTCGCAGAACCGCCGGAATatgttgatgaggatacGAAGACAAATATTGAGACGTTTGCGAAGCTGGGGTATGCATAG
- a CDS encoding uncharacterized protein (COG:S;~EggNog:ENOG410PRGJ;~InterPro:IPR036236,IPR036864,IPR007219,IPR013087, IPR001138;~PFAM:PF00172,PF04082,PF00096;~TransMembrane:2 (i463-482o560-582i);~go_function: GO:0000981 - DNA-binding transcription factor activity, RNA polymerase II-specific [Evidence IEA];~go_function: GO:0003677 - DNA binding [Evidence IEA];~go_function: GO:0008270 - zinc ion binding [Evidence IEA];~go_process: GO:0006351 - transcription, DNA-templated [Evidence IEA];~go_process: GO:0006355 - regulation of transcription, DNA-templated [Evidence IEA]) has translation MKSSSEKHFRCTVCQRGFTRIDHLKRHQLRHSGLKPYSCVFCNEAFARCDNLRDHYADCAKRGDQKIPETGQRGRRRHACQPCMSMKLRCDGSNPCGSCQKRNVECVKEQKPGSQKSPLSDSQSTSTTHSALAPRNIYEPSSDRGSIKFLLNGGTDSFTEHFHLPPHTDRARGLEYHNQKGFEEAEMSILGYPERSDQPGYAPEFVESDLSAQSFFQDTFINFFQGPFPLGEPPRTLDEHYRSETPYDPLVPQGQPSHEPEKPFAMALIQAILSRAWTVPLEPKVQEEISMDIHFLLTTARIRKFVSLYSRFWHPNCPLVHIATFDPEIASLPLLTSIVFMGAIYSDDMRESVAAKRVLDFAELFVFSSHVFASEHDIGASFRTEHRMDDEPNELVQLQDLQAGYIMTVTQYWAGSRVSRNRAMETLFNQVVNASRRLGLSKCRHQRQDQFHESLWIKTESRIRIMVMIALIDSAFSFFQNYPCRLAHVEMDFDLPCEESLFNSVHPFSEPNFRFSRNLTVSEAFQSLFEECPEDPLRPPSPSLTQNNVGNPLAFTVFDMFLLIHLLYAFINTHMTLLIPILRKYQTSKSPSTIPDDSILAAIRTALSRWRDNWVTLHNQLPGDQWASMGFYKNGYNFWLVSQLLITKKESVDVVMRMEVKCEDKLEKLKVLLMDE, from the exons ATGAAATCGTCTTCTGAGAAACACTTTCGCTGTACTGTCTGCCAGCGAGGCTTCACGCGAATCGATCATCTGAAGAGACACCAACTTCGTC ACTCCGGACTGAAGCCTTACTCGTGTGTTTTCTGCAATGAGGCCTTTGCGCGCTG TGATAATCTCCGGGACCACTATGCGGACTGCGCAAAACGCGGGGACCAGAAAATCCCGGAAACCGGCCAGAGAGGCAGACGGCGGCATGCGTGTCAACCA TGCATGTCGATGAAGCTTCGCTGCGATGGATCGAATCCCTGTGGTTCGTGCCAGAAACGGAACGTGGAGTGCGTTAAGGAACAAAAGCCTGGCTCACAAAAATCCCCGTTATCAGATAGCCAGTCTACAAGTACAACCCACTCTGCGCTTGCACCCCGCAATATTTACGAACCGTCATCTGATCGCGGGTCGATCAAGttcctcctcaatggagGCACCGACAGCTTTACCGAACACTTCCACCTTCCGCCACATACTGATAGGGCCCGGGGCTTGGAATACCATAACCAAAAGGGGTTTGAAGAGGCTGAGATGTCAATCCTTGGGTATCCTGAAAGAAGCGATCAGCCGGGCTATGCACCAGAGTTTGTCGAGTCAGACCTGTCTGCTCAGTCTTTTTTCCAGGATACCTTTATCAATTTCTTTCAAGGTCCGTTTCCACTTGGCGAACCACCAAGAACATTGGACGAGCACTACAGAAGCGAAACTCCCTACGATCCTTTAGTGCCCCAAGGGCAACCATCACACGAACCGGAGAAGCCGTTTGCTATGGCACTGATTCAAGCAATATTATCTAGAGCCTGGACGGTCCCCCTTGAACCTAAGGTTCAGGAAGAAATATCCATGGATATTCATTTTTTATTGACGACTGCCCGCATTCGAAAATTCGTCTCGCTATACTCCAGGTTCTGGCATCCCAATTGCCCGCTCGTCCACATCGCAACCTTTGATCCCGAAATTGCCTCATTGCCCTTGCTCACATCTATCGTTTTTATGGGCGCCATATACTCGGATGACATGAGGGAGTCGGTTGCCGCTAAGAGGGTTCTTGATTTCGCAGAATTGTTTGTGTTCTCGAGTCACGTTTTTGCGTCCGAGCATGATATTGGCGCTAGCTTTCGTACGGAACAccgcatggatgatgagccgaATGAACTGGTTCAACTGCAGGACCTCCAAGCAGGGTACATCATGACTGTTACACAATATTGGGCAGGTAGTCGTGTTTCGCGAAACCGCGCGATGGAGACCCTTTTCAATCAGGTTGTCAAC GCTTCGCGTAGACTTGGTCTTTCCAAGTGTCGTCACCAACGACAAGATCAGTTCCACGAGTCTTTGTGGATTAAAACAGAATCTCGTATTCG TATCATGGTCATGATAGCCCTGATCGACTCTGCGTTCTCATTCTTCCAGAATTACCCGTGTCGCCTGGCGCATGTTGAGATGGATTTTGATCTTCCATGTGAAGAGAGCCTCTTCAATTCtgtccatccattctcaGAACCGAATTTCCGCTTCTCTCGAAATCTCACCGTCTCAGAAGCTTTCCAGAGTCTATTCGAGGAGTGCCCAGAGGATCCACTTCGTCCTCCCTCCCCGTCCCTTACGCAAAACAACGTCGGTAATCCTTTGGCTTTCACAGTATTCGACATGTTTCTTCTAATACACT TGCTATACGCTTTCATAAACACCCACATGACCCTCCTAATCCCCATCCTACGAAAATACCAAACATCAAAGTCACCCAGCACAATCCCAGATGATTCCATCCTAGCAGCAATCCGCACAGCCCTATCACGATGGCGCGACAACTGGGTGACATTACATAACCAATTACCAGGAGATCAATGGGCGTCTATGGGTTTCTACAAGAATGGATACAACTTCTGGCTTGTTTCGCAATTGCTTATCACCAAGAAGGAAAGCGTGGATGTGGTGATGCGGATGGAGGTGAAGTGTGAGGATAAATTGGAGAAGCTGAAGGTGCTTCTTATGGATGAGTAG
- a CDS encoding uncharacterized protein (COG:S;~EggNog:ENOG410PS93;~InterPro:IPR008952;~TransMembrane:4 (i12-30o42-61i82-103o181-200i);~go_component: GO:0016021 - integral component of membrane [Evidence IEA]): protein MPGMFQATPVSLSFLILPLAVTLILGALAWSRISSSFLPLPSWLPVLVTLLSPLTAAALAVSNTSSRSGANANTPRTRVVSIIDQLHSILLSAIASVALAYLFPGNILACHLEQQWQGFFQSKNAHAIRTIQDTNQCCGLRSVHDRAWPFKDRDHGDNACEMQLGYHRSCLTPWRVQQQNVSWMIFAAAALIWATKVGFVQFGGHRASWMSTASSRNNGEYRRITQPELRDAEAEGNGDTERGTSANSTFSPHAGHNVWEER, encoded by the exons ATGCCTGGGATGTTTCAAGCCACGCCTGTATCCTTGTCCTTTCTCATTTTG CCACTCGCTGTGACCTTAATCCTTGGAGCGCTAGCCTGGTCTCGCATATCGTCATCATTCCTTCCGCTGCCATCATGGCTTCCAGTCCTCGTGACTTTACTCTCCCCTTTGACTGCTGCTGCCCTAGCCGTCTCCAATACATCCAGCAGAAGCGGCGCTAATGCCAATACGCCACGGACCCGGGTTGTTTCGATAATCGACCAACTTCATTCCATCCTCTTATCTGCAATTGCGAGTGTGGCCTTGGCATACCTCTTCCCTGGCAATATACTTGCCTGTCACCTTGAGCAGCAATGGCAGGGCTTTTTCCAGTCGAAGAACGCGCATGCTATTCGGACCATCCAGGATACGAATCAATGCTGCGGACTTCGTAGTGTTCATGACAGGGCGTGGCCATTCAAAGATCGCGACCATGGTGACAACGCTTGTGAAATGCAGCTTGGATACCACCGCAGTTGCCTGACTCCATGGAGGGTACAGCAACAGAATGTTTCTTGGATGATcttcgctgctgctgctttaATTTGGGCGACTAAG GTTGGATTTGTCCAGTTTGGAGGCCATCGCGCCAGTTGGATGAGCACTGCCTCATCGAGGAATAACGGCGAATATCGAAGGATCACGCAGCCGGAATTGCGGGATGCAGAAGCGGAAGGTAATGGTGATACTGAGCGTGGAACTAGTGCAAACTCGACATTTTCGCCTCATGCTGGGCATAATGTCTGGGAGGAGCGTTGA
- a CDS encoding flavin-containing monooxygenase (COG:Q;~EggNog:ENOG410PI4T;~InterPro:IPR020946,IPR036188;~PFAM:PF07992,PF13434,PF13450;~go_function: GO:0004499 - N,N-dimethylaniline monooxygenase activity [Evidence IEA];~go_function: GO:0050660 - flavin adenine dinucleotide binding [Evidence IEA];~go_function: GO:0050661 - NADP binding [Evidence IEA];~go_process: GO:0055114 - oxidation-reduction process [Evidence IEA]) encodes MRRLSRLLNGSNDNAAEPLPTESKWIVEERSIDEARPLRVVIIGSGISGIISSVRFRQRIANVDLCVYEKNADVGGTWLENRYPGCACDIPAHTYQATFEPNKEWSTFYATAPEIYQYWKRVASKYGCEKHIKFKQQVVQAVWDEKKSNWQLQVQDVDSGSVYSDEADVLISATGALNNWKWPDIPGLHDFRGKLMHSAKWDESYDYSGKKTAVIGNGSSGIQVVPGMLPKVTHLDHYIRGRTWLSPTLARDEIDKRGAGLENFSFSPEEIEEFKKDHQKYQRFRKGVELELQSVHGATITGTPEQVGARGIFLENMKRRLAGNPALIDDLIPSFPPVCRRLTPGPGYLEALTDDKVDVVTSPIVKVDTEGIITADGKHHPTDVLVCATGFDTTFTPRFPIIGRNGVSLAQRWKQTPETYLSLAVDGFPNYFICLGPNAALGEGNLLLLIEKEIDYFTECVMKMQRDNIRAIGPRKESVARFTKHCDQYFLRTVFSEKCRSWYKGGTEDGRVTAVWPGSSLHSMKALAHPRWEDYEYEYVDDNPNGWIGDGWTENEKYKRINVDYLDDDQVDFPSVVVDNREVPAAGVTAD; translated from the exons ATGAGACGTCTTTCTCGTTTGTTAAACGGCAGCAACGACAACGCAGCAGAACCCCTGCCGACAGAGAGCAAATGGATCGTGGAAGAACGCTCTATTGACGAAGCTCGCCCTCTACGAGTTGTCATAATCGGCTCTGGTATTTCAGGTATCATCTCTTCCGTCAGATTCAGACAGCGAATTGCCAATGTAGACCTCTGCGTCTATGAGAAGAATGCAGACGTTGGCGGTACTTGGCTTGAGAATCGGTACCCCGGATGTGCATGTG ACATACCCGCACACACGTACCAGGCCACATTCGAACCGAACAAAGAGTGGTCGACATTCTATGCTACGGCTCCCGAGATTTATCAATATTGGAAGCGTGTAGCCAGCAAGTATGGCTGTGAGAAGCATATCAAGTTCAAGCAGCAGGTCGTGCAGGCTGTATGGgacgagaagaagagcaattGGCAGCTTCAG GTCCAAGATGTCGATTCTGGCTCGGTATACTCGGATGAAGCCGATGTACTCATCTCAGCAACCGGTGCGCTGAATAATTGGAAGTGGCCtgatatccctggccttcatgACTTCAGGGGCAAATTAATGCACAGTGCCAAGTGGGATGAGAGTTATGATTATAGC GGCAAGAAAACTGCTGTGATTGGAAACGGGTCGAGTGGTATCCAGGTTGTTCCTGGCATGCTGCCAAAGGTCACACATTTAGACCACTATATCAGGGGTCGAACATGGCTCTCGCCAACGCTTGCTCGGGATGAAATTGACAAGCGAGGTGCTGGTCTAGAAAACT TCTCCTTCAGCCCGGAAGAGATTGAAGAATTCAAGAAAGACCACCAGAAGTACCAGAGATTTCGTAAAG GGGTTGAATTGGAACTGCAATCCGTTCACGGAGCAACAATTACCGGCACACCAGAACAAGTCGGGGCGCGAGGAATCTTCCTGGAGAACATGAAACGGCGCCTGGCAGGGAACCCCGCTCTCATTGATGACTTGATTCCATCCTTCCCACCCGTTTGTCGAAGACTTACGCCAGGCCCCGGGTACCTCGAAGCCCTAACGGACGACAAGGTAGATGTCGTCACCTCGCCAATCGTCAAGGTCGACACAGAGGGCATCATCACAGCTGATGGAAAGCACCACCCGACTGACGTCCTCGTCTGCGCCACTGGATTCGACACAACCTTCACACCCCGCTTCCCCATCATCGGCCGTAATGGAGTTTCCTTAGCGCAGCGATGGAAACAGACCCCAGAAACGTATTTATCGCTTGCTGTTGATGGATTCCCGAACTACTTCATTTGTCTAGGCCCCAATGCGGCTCTAGGTGAAGGAAACTTGCTTCTCTTAATTGAAAAGGAAATTGATTATTTCACTGAATGCGTGATGAAGATGCAGCGCGACAATATTCGGGCGATCGGACCTCGGAAGGAATCCGTGGCGCGCTTCACCAAGCATTGTGATCAGTACTTCTTGCGCACGGTATTCAGTGAGAAATGTCGAAGCTGGTATAAGGGTGGAACGGAGGATGGGAGAGTGACGGCTGTGTGGCCTG GATCTTCCCTTCATTCCATGAAAGCCCTGGCACATCCTCGCTGGGAAGACTATGAGTATGAGTACGTCGACGATAACCCCAACGGCTGGATTGGAGATGGTTGGACGGAGAATGAGAAGTACAAGAGGATCAACGTAGATTATCTAGATGATGACCAGGTCGACTTTCCAAGCGTGGTTGTTGACAACAGAGAAGTCCCAGCAGCTGGTGTCACTGCTGATTGA